One region of Aminobacterium colombiense DSM 12261 genomic DNA includes:
- a CDS encoding pyridoxal phosphate-dependent aminotransferase, which produces MRFSNRIMAMQSSPIRRLIPYADEAKAKGKKVYHLNIGQPDIKTPPSFLQAIKDFAQEVIAYSTSQGSNELRDAMRRYYEGYDIHFERDHILVTNGGSEAIMFAVMATCDPGEEILIPEPFYANYNAFSKCVNVNIVPITTKAEEGFHLPPSEKIEAVITPKTRCILISNPGNPTGTIYTADEMRMLADLAKKHDLYIIADEVYREFVYDGLKYTSFGNLSDVEDRVIIIDSVSKRYSACGARIGCVASKNEELMKQILKLCQGRLCVPTLEQVGATALYNTPVSYLEEVNKEYQSRRDTLYKALQSMPGVVCEQPKGAFYVVVKMPVDDAEKFVIWMLQNFDINGETMMAAPAEGFYATPGLGKNEARLAYVLKNEDLVKAMDILKAALKAYPGRVEPVSAQ; this is translated from the coding sequence ATGAGGTTTTCTAACAGAATTATGGCTATGCAGTCTTCTCCCATTAGAAGACTGATTCCATACGCCGATGAAGCAAAAGCAAAAGGGAAGAAAGTGTATCATTTGAATATTGGTCAGCCGGACATCAAAACTCCTCCCTCATTCCTCCAGGCTATTAAAGATTTCGCTCAGGAAGTTATCGCATACTCTACATCCCAGGGCAGCAACGAACTTCGCGATGCCATGAGGAGATACTACGAAGGCTACGATATTCATTTCGAGCGGGATCATATCCTTGTGACAAACGGCGGAAGCGAAGCTATTATGTTTGCTGTAATGGCCACTTGTGACCCAGGAGAAGAGATTTTGATTCCCGAACCTTTCTATGCAAATTACAATGCTTTTTCAAAATGCGTCAATGTCAATATCGTTCCGATTACAACAAAGGCAGAAGAGGGCTTTCATCTTCCTCCGAGTGAAAAGATCGAAGCCGTTATCACTCCCAAAACTCGCTGCATTCTCATTTCTAACCCTGGAAACCCCACAGGAACCATCTACACTGCTGATGAAATGAGGATGTTGGCAGATCTCGCAAAAAAACACGATCTTTATATCATCGCCGACGAAGTGTACAGAGAGTTCGTCTATGATGGACTTAAGTACACAAGCTTCGGAAACCTTTCTGATGTGGAAGATAGGGTTATTATCATCGATTCTGTGTCAAAACGCTATAGTGCATGTGGTGCTCGTATTGGGTGTGTCGCATCTAAGAATGAAGAGCTTATGAAACAAATCCTGAAACTATGTCAAGGAAGGCTCTGTGTTCCCACTCTCGAGCAGGTAGGGGCTACGGCCCTTTACAACACCCCGGTTTCATATCTTGAAGAAGTGAATAAGGAATATCAGTCGAGAAGGGATACCCTTTATAAAGCCCTTCAGTCTATGCCTGGGGTTGTCTGCGAACAGCCAAAAGGCGCCTTCTACGTTGTTGTAAAAATGCCCGTCGATGATGCAGAGAAATTTGTTATCTGGATGCTTCAGAACTTTGACATCAACGGAGAAACCATGATGGCAGCTCCAGCAGAAGGATTTTATGCCACTCCTGGACTGGGCAAAAACGAAGCCCGCCTTGCCTATGTTCTTAAAAACGAAGACCTCGTAAAGGCCATGGATATACTCAAGGCGGCTCTTAAGGCCTACCCGGGGCGGGTAGAACCCGTATCGGCCCAATAA
- a CDS encoding 2,3-bisphosphoglycerate-independent phosphoglycerate mutase, whose amino-acid sequence MHSRMSLLHSLATDNEKKMVLLVMDGLGGVQGADGLTELEKAQTPLMDRLAAESELGLLSMVDVGITPGSGPGHLSLFGYDPLSWSIGRGILEALGVGAHVGAGDICARGNFCTVGSEGIIVDRRAGRIPTEESAKVVKKLQDAIRSIDDVQVTFYPGLEHRFVVVFSGEGLCEEVNDADPQKEGLPMRWAVAQNEKARRTEEIINAFIKEVWDVLNDEHPANGCLLRGFSSAPHIPSLGELYKIKPVALATYPMYRGLASLVGMDVRDAGETLEQLFHAVGTYWDDYNFFYVHVKYTDSRGEDGNFSEKVRVIEDVDRLLPKILDLRPDVLAITGDHSTPAILAGHSWHDVPLLLWSPYARRSGAAEFGEKSCAQGNIGHMQGEKLMGLMLAHSLKLNKYGA is encoded by the coding sequence ATGCATTCTCGAATGAGTTTATTGCATTCTCTTGCAACAGACAACGAAAAAAAGATGGTACTGCTTGTTATGGATGGTTTGGGAGGAGTCCAAGGGGCTGATGGGTTGACAGAACTTGAAAAAGCTCAGACCCCTCTTATGGATCGCCTTGCCGCGGAGTCGGAGTTAGGCCTTCTCTCTATGGTGGATGTAGGTATTACCCCGGGGAGCGGCCCAGGCCATCTTTCTCTTTTTGGTTACGACCCTCTCTCCTGGTCTATAGGAAGGGGAATCCTCGAAGCTCTTGGAGTGGGAGCCCATGTCGGGGCGGGGGATATATGTGCCCGAGGAAACTTCTGTACAGTTGGTAGTGAAGGTATTATTGTAGATCGACGGGCTGGGCGTATTCCTACAGAAGAGAGCGCTAAGGTGGTAAAAAAACTTCAAGACGCCATTCGGTCCATAGATGATGTTCAGGTTACCTTCTACCCGGGCCTTGAACATCGTTTTGTCGTGGTATTTTCAGGAGAAGGGCTCTGTGAGGAAGTCAACGACGCCGACCCTCAAAAAGAAGGGCTTCCCATGCGGTGGGCCGTAGCACAAAATGAAAAAGCACGCCGAACAGAGGAGATTATTAATGCCTTTATTAAGGAGGTATGGGATGTTCTAAATGATGAGCACCCCGCCAATGGATGTCTTTTGAGGGGATTTTCTTCAGCTCCACATATTCCATCCCTTGGCGAACTCTACAAGATAAAACCGGTTGCACTAGCAACGTATCCCATGTACAGAGGGCTTGCCAGTCTCGTAGGAATGGATGTCAGAGATGCGGGAGAGACCCTTGAGCAGCTTTTTCATGCGGTAGGAACCTATTGGGACGACTATAATTTTTTTTACGTCCATGTGAAATATACAGACAGCCGCGGAGAAGATGGAAACTTTTCTGAAAAGGTAAGAGTGATAGAAGATGTCGACCGCCTGTTGCCCAAGATTCTCGATCTGCGGCCTGACGTGCTAGCTATTACTGGAGACCACAGCACTCCTGCCATTCTTGCGGGCCATTCCTGGCATGATGTCCCTCTTTTGCTCTGGAGCCCTTACGCCCGTCGAAGTGGTGCGGCAGAATTTGGAGAAAAATCGTGTGCTCAAGGAAATATAGGCCATATGCAGGGAGAAAAACTTATGGGACTCATGCTGGCTCACAGTCTAAAATTGAATAAATACGGTGCCTGA
- a CDS encoding 3'-5' exoribonuclease YhaM family protein produces the protein MAEAETLKKMTETVKKQNVLGTGAVKKLPRDSKFYCLGVVSKLASKKDKNNKTYWELSLMDKEGTIEGKIWGNAEWWDCRPEGQNETGSHEAAESKKKIDPLTWECMSDLQGQTVGLLGQVAEFRGQPQYNFNAIYYVDQNKYPPYTFVQRSPFPLEEMKNEFFGLVESCQPPIKDFLAFVFSGDFWRQFENWPAAVSHHHAYVSGLLEHTLGVARLACGMVDASTSSGYGANRDLVVAGALLHDIGKIDSYRLSPAPEMTVEGTVIDHIVLGYNRFSRLAEDFGLDEKYAAALGHIIVSHHGCKEFGSPVVPATPEAMIVSAADELDFKLYCWRDAVDQIDEGKEISEWNYSAQRRFWKWELE, from the coding sequence GTGGCTGAAGCAGAAACCCTTAAGAAAATGACTGAAACTGTTAAGAAACAGAATGTTTTAGGAACGGGAGCTGTTAAAAAATTGCCCCGAGACAGTAAATTTTATTGTCTTGGCGTAGTGAGCAAGCTGGCTTCTAAAAAAGATAAGAATAACAAGACCTATTGGGAACTCTCTTTGATGGATAAAGAGGGGACCATCGAGGGAAAGATATGGGGCAATGCCGAATGGTGGGATTGCCGCCCAGAGGGGCAGAATGAAACAGGATCCCATGAAGCCGCAGAGTCTAAAAAAAAGATAGATCCCCTCACATGGGAATGCATGTCTGACCTTCAAGGGCAAACAGTAGGATTGCTGGGACAAGTCGCAGAATTTAGAGGGCAGCCTCAATACAACTTTAATGCCATTTATTATGTGGATCAGAACAAGTATCCGCCTTACACTTTTGTGCAGAGATCTCCATTTCCCCTTGAAGAAATGAAGAATGAGTTTTTTGGCCTTGTTGAAAGCTGCCAGCCGCCAATAAAAGACTTCTTGGCCTTTGTCTTCAGTGGGGATTTCTGGAGGCAGTTCGAAAATTGGCCTGCTGCTGTTTCCCATCACCACGCCTATGTTTCCGGGTTACTGGAACATACCCTGGGAGTGGCCAGGCTGGCCTGCGGCATGGTAGATGCCAGTACCAGTTCTGGATATGGCGCGAATCGAGATCTTGTGGTAGCGGGAGCTCTTCTGCATGACATAGGAAAAATTGACTCTTACCGTCTCTCTCCAGCTCCTGAAATGACAGTGGAAGGAACAGTAATCGACCACATTGTTCTGGGGTATAATCGTTTTTCTCGTCTGGCAGAGGATTTTGGACTGGACGAAAAGTACGCTGCAGCTTTAGGGCATATTATTGTCAGTCACCACGGCTGTAAGGAATTTGGCTCACCTGTGGTTCCTGCGACTCCTGAAGCCATGATCGTTTCAGCGGCTGATGAACTCGACTTTAAGCTCTATTGCTGGCGCGACGCGGTGGATCAGATCGATGAGGGAAAAGAAATTTCAGAATGGAATTACTCTGCTCAGCGCCGTTTCTGGAAATGGGAGCTGGAATAG
- a CDS encoding RluA family pseudouridine synthase → MSYTFKVSEHHAGRRLDKVIRTLWPNLPLGAMMRGIRKGLVRVDGRKTSCSVRLEDGQSVYVPWEEPELIEKSVKTKRTGALSIVYKDHYIMVLNKEAGLIIQPDQSGEESLIERVWLEVEPEGDFRACAVHRLDRNTTGLVVVALHGQSLRELQRAFRDNDVDKTYLVAVRGQTPLEGDITAPLQKDRDHNIVTASPDGLPAHTHYEKIAGDDECSLLKVSLLTGRSHQIRVHLAISGYPVIGDVKYGDFALNKQWYHRIRLDHPLLHAWKISFRRLNPPLSYIERREFSAPPDRLFLKFLRTKGWQTYLEGV, encoded by the coding sequence ATGTCCTATACATTTAAAGTTTCAGAGCATCACGCGGGGCGAAGACTGGATAAAGTGATCCGCACCTTATGGCCCAATCTTCCCCTGGGTGCCATGATGAGGGGGATACGCAAGGGGCTTGTCCGTGTGGATGGGAGAAAAACATCTTGTTCCGTCCGCCTGGAAGATGGGCAGTCTGTTTATGTTCCGTGGGAAGAGCCTGAGCTCATTGAGAAATCGGTGAAAACAAAAAGAACAGGAGCCCTTTCAATAGTGTATAAAGACCATTACATTATGGTCCTTAACAAAGAGGCGGGGCTTATTATCCAGCCAGACCAGTCAGGAGAAGAGAGTCTTATTGAGCGGGTATGGCTAGAGGTTGAACCGGAAGGTGATTTCAGAGCCTGTGCAGTCCATCGCCTTGACCGCAATACTACGGGGCTTGTAGTGGTAGCATTACACGGCCAGTCCCTTAGGGAATTGCAGCGGGCTTTTCGTGATAACGATGTGGACAAAACCTATCTTGTGGCTGTCCGGGGACAGACGCCTCTGGAGGGGGATATTACAGCCCCCTTGCAGAAAGACAGAGACCACAACATTGTTACTGCGAGCCCTGACGGCCTGCCAGCTCATACCCATTACGAGAAAATAGCGGGAGATGACGAATGCTCTCTTCTCAAGGTCAGTCTTTTGACTGGGCGTTCCCATCAGATACGGGTACATTTGGCCATCTCGGGGTATCCAGTCATAGGAGACGTGAAGTATGGGGATTTTGCTTTAAATAAGCAATGGTATCATCGCATTCGATTGGATCATCCCCTGTTGCACGCGTGGAAGATTTCTTTTAGGAGATTAAACCCCCCTCTCTCATATATAGAGAGAAGGGAATTTTCTGCGCCGCCAGATAGACTTTTTTTAAAATTCCTTCGTACAAAGGGTTGGCAAACATACCTTGAGGGGGTATAA
- a CDS encoding Glu/Leu/Phe/Val family dehydrogenase, protein MSVVKRTSSNVLLDTALKNFYAAAEEMGLEDGLIDILSHSERKLAVSIPVEMDDGTVKVFEGYRVQHSTAIGPAKGGVRFHPEVCLDECEALSMMMTWKCSLAGIPYGGGKGGVSCDPLEMSKREKERVARTYAARIEPFVDAWTDVPAPDLGTGAPEMVWFMDTISKMRGRLEPAIFTGKPIGLWGSKGRTAATGYGVATCALELFKALKKDVKGATFAIQGFGNVGTYSAKTLQDAGGKVVGISDITGTYYCKDGIDVDKAMNYVQNIHPKRLLEGYEQPGLEKMGLSDILFLDVDLFIPAALEGVINANNADKVRAKYIVEAANGPLTPEGDAILDEKGVLIVPDFLANSGGVIGSYFEWAQNLSGFFWSIEEYNERLIRIMKDNFAKVWDYSQEKNVKMRRAAFMAAIQRVSDAVRMRGVFL, encoded by the coding sequence ATGTCCGTGGTTAAGCGTACGTCCTCTAATGTACTCCTTGACACCGCTCTGAAAAATTTTTATGCAGCAGCCGAAGAAATGGGTCTTGAAGATGGGCTTATCGATATTCTGAGCCATTCCGAAAGAAAGTTGGCTGTTTCTATTCCTGTTGAAATGGACGATGGGACAGTCAAGGTTTTTGAAGGTTACCGCGTGCAGCATTCTACAGCTATTGGGCCGGCTAAAGGTGGAGTTCGTTTCCATCCTGAAGTGTGCCTTGATGAATGTGAAGCGTTGTCAATGATGATGACATGGAAATGCTCCCTCGCCGGTATTCCTTATGGCGGAGGCAAGGGTGGAGTGTCTTGCGATCCTCTTGAAATGTCCAAACGGGAGAAAGAGCGTGTGGCAAGAACTTATGCCGCCCGTATAGAGCCTTTTGTCGATGCCTGGACAGATGTTCCAGCTCCTGACCTGGGAACAGGCGCGCCTGAGATGGTCTGGTTTATGGATACGATCAGTAAAATGAGAGGACGCCTGGAGCCAGCTATTTTTACGGGAAAGCCCATAGGACTTTGGGGATCAAAAGGGCGAACAGCAGCGACAGGGTACGGTGTTGCTACTTGTGCACTTGAGCTTTTTAAAGCCCTGAAAAAAGATGTTAAGGGCGCTACCTTTGCTATTCAGGGTTTTGGAAATGTTGGCACCTACTCTGCAAAGACTCTGCAGGATGCTGGTGGAAAAGTCGTAGGCATCAGCGATATTACCGGAACCTATTATTGTAAAGACGGTATTGATGTTGATAAGGCTATGAACTATGTTCAGAACATTCACCCGAAGAGACTTCTTGAGGGCTATGAACAGCCCGGTCTTGAAAAGATGGGACTTTCCGACATTCTCTTCCTTGATGTAGATCTCTTTATTCCTGCGGCTCTTGAAGGCGTTATCAATGCTAATAACGCTGATAAAGTGAGGGCCAAGTACATTGTAGAGGCAGCCAATGGGCCTCTTACACCAGAAGGCGATGCTATTCTCGATGAAAAAGGCGTATTGATCGTACCCGACTTCCTTGCCAATTCCGGTGGAGTTATCGGTTCCTACTTCGAGTGGGCCCAGAATCTCAGCGGTTTCTTCTGGTCTATTGAAGAGTACAACGAGCGTCTGATCCGTATCATGAAAGACAACTTTGCAAAAGTTTGGGATTACTCCCAGGAGAAAAATGTCAAAATGCGTCGAGCAGCCTTTATGGCAGCGATTCAGCGTGTTTCAGACGCGGTCCGTATGAGAGGGGTTTTCCTTTAA
- the asnS gene encoding asparagine--tRNA ligase, whose amino-acid sequence MSAPWIYIHNLAQHEGESVTIKGWMYNKRSSGKIHFLQLRDGTGTVQGVMVKREVSEEAFENAKRLWLEASVEVEGTVRLDERAPSGVELTVTGLKVIQNPDEEYPIGKKDHGIDFLLDNRHLWLRSSRQQAIMRIRERVIWAAREYLHNEGFMLIDSPILTGSIGEGASGLFELDYFENDKAYLAQTGQLYAEAAAAAFGKVYCFGPTFRAEKSKTRRHLTEFWMLEPEVAFYDHDLNIKLQENLVAYIVEHVLLHCKNELESLGRDLSKLEKVKPPFYRITYDKAIEMLHELGSSTPYGDDFGNEDETILTQQFDKPIFVECYPKKVKAFYMKEHPENPDLVLCDDLLAPEGYGEIIGGSQREDDMKRLIARIKEEGLNEKSYDWYLDLRKFGTFVHSGFGMGIERVIAWICGLEHIREASPWPRTIYRIKP is encoded by the coding sequence ATGTCCGCACCATGGATCTACATTCATAACCTGGCTCAACACGAAGGGGAAAGTGTCACCATTAAGGGCTGGATGTACAATAAGCGCAGTTCAGGCAAAATTCATTTCCTCCAGTTGAGGGATGGAACTGGAACGGTACAAGGCGTTATGGTTAAAAGGGAGGTTTCTGAAGAGGCTTTTGAAAACGCCAAGCGACTCTGGCTCGAAGCATCTGTAGAGGTGGAAGGTACTGTTCGTCTGGATGAGCGGGCGCCATCAGGAGTAGAACTCACTGTTACAGGCCTGAAAGTTATTCAAAACCCTGATGAAGAATATCCCATCGGGAAAAAAGATCACGGTATCGACTTTCTTCTTGATAACCGTCATCTCTGGCTCAGAAGCAGCCGCCAGCAGGCTATTATGCGGATAAGAGAGAGAGTGATCTGGGCCGCAAGAGAATATCTTCATAATGAGGGCTTCATGCTGATTGACAGCCCCATTCTCACAGGTTCCATTGGCGAAGGAGCCTCAGGACTTTTTGAGCTTGATTACTTTGAGAATGACAAGGCCTATCTTGCCCAGACAGGGCAGCTTTATGCTGAAGCCGCCGCTGCTGCTTTCGGGAAAGTGTACTGTTTTGGCCCCACCTTTAGGGCTGAAAAATCTAAAACCAGACGCCATCTCACTGAATTCTGGATGCTTGAGCCGGAAGTGGCCTTTTATGACCACGATTTGAATATAAAGCTGCAGGAAAATCTTGTCGCCTATATTGTGGAACACGTTCTTCTCCACTGCAAAAATGAACTTGAATCTTTAGGGCGAGACCTCTCAAAACTAGAGAAGGTCAAACCTCCTTTCTATCGGATCACCTACGATAAAGCTATAGAAATGCTCCACGAACTGGGAAGTTCCACTCCATATGGCGATGACTTCGGTAACGAAGATGAAACTATTCTAACCCAGCAATTTGACAAGCCCATATTTGTAGAATGCTACCCTAAAAAGGTCAAGGCTTTTTATATGAAAGAACATCCCGAAAATCCGGACCTCGTTCTATGCGATGATCTCTTAGCTCCGGAAGGATATGGCGAAATTATAGGAGGTTCTCAGAGAGAAGACGATATGAAACGCCTTATTGCCAGAATTAAAGAAGAAGGGCTTAACGAAAAGTCCTATGACTGGTATCTCGATCTGCGCAAGTTTGGAACTTTCGTTCATAGTGGATTCGGTATGGGAATAGAGCGGGTCATAGCATGGATTTGCGGCCTCGAGCACATTCGGGAAGCAAGTCCATGGCCGAGGACAATCTATAGGATAAAACCGTAA